Part of the Henckelia pumila isolate YLH828 chromosome 2, ASM3356847v2, whole genome shotgun sequence genome is shown below.
CAGTCGTGGATGAaaagaaatattttaaggatgttttgtttgtgtatAAAGAAATGGTGAAAGCTGGAGTGCTTCCAAACGTCGATACTTTGAATTATCTGTTGGAGGCTTTGTTTGAAGATGGGAGAGTTGATACAGCTGTGGATCAGTATGCTAGAATGCATAAGAAAGGATGTGTTCCTAATAGCAGGACTTTTGAGATACTAGTTAGTAGTCTTGCTGTCAGGAATCGGGTGGAAGATTCGATTGTTATAATGAATGAGATGTTTCAGCTTGGATGTGAGCCCGAGTTTCGTTTTTATGCTCGTGTGATACCTTTAGTCTGCGGGTTGCGAAATCTAAAAGTAGGAATGAGGTTGTTCAAGATGATGAAGGCCTCCGATTTTGCGCCAGATGTTGTCATTTACAGGACTGTGATAAGGTGTTTGTGTGAGCATCTTTGTATGGATGATGCCATCAAACTTTTCGAAGAAATGATGGATAGTGGCTTCTTACCCGATCATGAAGTCGATCTTGATATGATTAGAGGGTTCTGTAAGTTAAACAAATTTGATGAGGCCAAGAAGTTCTTGGATGAGAAAAATGTGATGGATGCTTGTGTTCACAACGCACTTCTTGAGTCCTATTGCAACAGAGGCGATTTTCGGGTGGCAAAAAAGATGTTTAATGAAATGATCAAGAGGAATATAGTGGATACTTGTTCATGGAATATCTTCATGGGATTCCTCTCTGAGAAAACAGGGATCAATAAAGCCTTGGAATGTTTGTCTAGAATGGTAGTTTCTTCTTTGGTGCCCGACTCTGCTACTTACTCTGCTCTTATTGTTGGTCACTGCAATAAGGGAAACTCTAAGAATGCTTTAGAATTGTTTCAGCGTGTAAGATTGAAAGATTGGGTTTTGGATTCTTTTTCCTACGTCCGACTTGTCACGTGTCTATGCCAGAGGGAAAAAACTCGAGAGGCTGCTCAAGTATTTTCATATATGTCTAGTAAGGGTTGTCCTCTTCAATCCTCTTCATTCGATATGTTGATTGAAAAACTCTGCGTACATGGAAAGGTTCACATAGCCATCATGCTATTATCATTGGCTCATGTCACTGGTACAGCCTCGTCCGCCCTCACATACATAAGTATTCTGCGCGGTTTGTCTAAGTCGTACCAGCAACCTCATCTGCTGGTGATATTTTCACAAATGATTGTAGTTGGCTGCACCTTTGATAAGGAAACTTACTGCATCCTGATTCAGAGCATGGCTACTCTAAACCGAATAGGAGATTGCATCAATGTTTTCAACTTGATGCTCCTGGAGGACTTGCTGCCAGATTCAGAAACATTAGCAAACTTATTGTGTTATTTAGCGAGCCATTTGCAGATACATTCGATTTATCCTTCAATCTATAAGCTCGCCTCCAACGGGGGTGTTCTTGATTCAGCAATGTATGATACGGTGGTCCATGGCCTATGGAGAGAGGGATGGAGACTTGAGGCGAGACACATGGTGGACTTGATATTGGAAAAGGGTTGGGTCCCAAATGCCTCTACTCACGCATTGTTGATGGGTGGGGGTGGTTCCGTTGGAAGAAAAGAAACAGTAGTTAAAGATAACGTGAGTAGTATACTTGAAGAGGGCTTGGAGAAAACGTGATAATTTACGCGCATAATACGTTCCAGTTTGACATTGGGATGTTATTAGAATCCCAGAGTTGTTCCTGATCACGGAATGGTATTCAACGTGATCTATTCTGCTTAAAATCGTATCATtttgagctcgagctcgagttatGAATGAACTAGGAGTAGTCTTCATATTATTTTGCCTGTTGGTGCTAGAATTTCAAGAGGATGAGCAGCATTTTCCTTGACCCTTCGTGGAGTAGGTGAATACGCTTTTGTATTCTCCGCTCATAAACAACAAATTCTATAATAATCTATCGACTGTGGAATATTTTTgcttttttattttacttaattaGTGGAGCAAAAATGTTTTTGATAAAAGTTTATAGAAATTAGAAAGTGtttatttccaaaaaaaatggtaagatctttttattttaattttaaacgaTTAAAATTAGCTTTAgtgataattattaattattaataataaaaaaaatagtagtTATGATATATTTGGTAACCAAAATTCGAAACGCTAAAgcacattaataataattagtaagaaaagaaaagggACAGCCGTTGCTTGGATTTAGCAAATGCcattatttgaataaagaattcatttttTCTATCATTGGTAATTTTATAAACAAAGTTCGACTGTAAAGTGTAAACCAAAATTGTTCCATTGTGATTTGTGCCCATCAAAATTGGAATTCGAAGGTTGGGTCGACAAAAAGAATAGCGTAATCCATGTGCCAAAGGCCAACAAAGTCTATTATAAGCTAAGAAGCTTCTTTCACATGATGTCAAAATGATTCCAACCTTTTTCGGAAAACATAGGAAGAAATCCGATTCCCCGGATTCTGCTATTTACATTCATCAAAATTGAAAAAGTAGAACAACCATTTACAGGTCTTTGTGATGACAGCAGATGTGGTTCCAGCGCAGCTTCAGTCCCCACAACCATAAGACCTTCATATCATTCTTTAATCTTTGTACAACAAGAGGATTAATTACCCAATAAAAAGACCAGCCCATTGAAGGAGATCTACCCATTTGGTAGCACGAGTTCAGAAACAAAGTTAAGatgtaaaattttattttttttcaaaaaaaaaggcCAGTACATTACATAATCAACATTGCAAGTTCTTGAAATTTATACATGGAAAAAGGATCAGCCTCACCAGCTATAAATCCAAATACACAGAGACAGCACTCACATGATCATCAATCACCTCGTGATCACAACTGCAAGGCTTGCACAACTAGCctttcaacaaaaacaaaagccTGAAACCATGAAAAGTTAGTATTGCGCCTTCAGATAAAAATAGCTCAACCAGCAAGTTCAATCATAGATCTTCAAAATCTCACCATGACATCCTGCACAATTTTGAAACCATTCCTAAGAAAAAATGGACTATAGCGGAGTCCCATTGTCATGTTGCTGTCCATTACCATTCTCCATAGACTCCATTTGATCTGCAATAGGTTGAACCAAAACATCCCCATCTTTCACTTCCTCTTGTTCTAGCCCCCAACTGTGATCCTCTTCATCACCCCCCAAATGCGCAAATATCTCTGTCTCAATGTCACAGTCATCCTCTTCCAACATCAATTCTGCAACGTTTTCTCCTGCAACCCCTCTTGTTCTAGCCTTTTCATCCATATCTATCACCACATGATTGTCTGTTACAGATGCACCCATTTCAACTTGTGCTGATATTCCACTCATCTTCTCGTTTTCCTTCTGTTCAACGGCATTCAATGCAGCCAAAACCCGAGTTGAATTATCTACTTCATCTACATTCCTTCTAGTATCAACAATTCTCTCCTCCGTAACCACCAAAGAATCCACAGCACCACCCACATTCCCATTTCTAGTACTAAGAATAACATTCGTATTATTTTCTCTGTTCACTTTAGCACCACCAATACCCAAAGAAGATACGCCAACTCCACCAGCTCCCGACCCACATAGACCGCCAGATACAGACAGTGCCACTTCTTTCTTGCTCAACTTCTCCTTGACGACCAAATACGCCACATGTTCCAATGCCTCCCTGGCCCTCTTTCTGGCAAAAGCTGCCTCCTTGGCCCTTCTCTCCGCCTCTGACTTTGCGGCCACCACTGCCTTGTTCATCGATGCGGATGCAATCTTAGCAGCAGCCAACAATTTCTTCGCCGCGTCTCTATCAATCAACTGAAAATCCCCATTCCCTTCTTCAAATGCAACATTCGCCTCCTTGGCcgttttcaatttaaaaatggGGGTGTTGAGGTTGGTGCAAAGGGGGCAAACGTACGGGGTGGGAGGGGACGTGGATCCCGCGGAGACACAGTGGGAGTGAGAGGAGGAGTAGCATTTGCAGCAGCTGATGACGGCGTCGTTCGAAGGTATTGGCGGGTAGACTTGAAAACAGGTTGGGCAGAAGGACTGTGCATGGAGGCGGAGGACGCAGGTGGTGCAGAGACGGCGGAAGATTCCGCGGTGGCGGACATGATGGAGAAGAAGCCGCTCCTCCAGGCCACAGTTGCCACATGCTGCGGCGGCGGAAGAGACAGCGGTGGTGGTTTCCGGTTTTACGACCATCCCGgagtttttgaaattcaaagtGAAATGGGAATCGCAGGAGAAGTAGCAGTTGCTAGGGTTTCTCAGGGCAGGAGATGCGAGAACGAGAGGGGCCGAGCCGACAGAGTATCTTTACGACGCCGTTTTTGGTAAATTTTGCTAAACAATCCATTTCGGTTCAAATTTAATAATGCATGTTGTAAAAAGTTTGATTAAATTTCGCTTAATTTTGTTTAAGTTTGAAGCTTCTCGAAAATGCTTTCGGCCAAAATCGATTAATAAGACGAAAATAAATCATAAAGTAGCGATTTTACTAGTGAGTGTTAGCAATATTAAAAATGTACAATATTGTATGACTAAGTGTAGCGATGATGTGAATGCAGTCATATTGAAAGATTAgaccaattaatttattttttgttcgATGACACGTGATATGAAATAAATGATGAAATAAATTGAATTAGAATCTCACAAAGTATTAATGGATAACATTTGAACTTATTATATTTGTTCATTATTTACTCcgttaattttgtgagatgacTAAAATTATAGTTTAAATTGAAAACGTTTTTTTCACGCTTAAACGTAGGCTTAAGCTTGTAGTAATTGTGTTTAAGCTTAAAAAGGTTGAAACTTGACTCACACACTTCGACACGCTTCACGTTTTTTAGAACCTTGATTACATTACATACATGTCGATTTCGTCAAATttcttaatataaaataaataaaactcgaaaacgatttttttttttttgccaatTCCACTTTGACGGCTAATATGTAAGAGTAGTTGTATTAAAATTTTGTAACGTGTCGTATGAAATATCAATAGAATAAGGTGTgtgtataatataaatataaatgattaatatatatatatatataataccagaaataatttttttttgtaatgttATTAATTATATGAAATTTGGTCTGTGAATTGTATATGAAATGATTCGTTTTCGTCGTATCAATCACATTCACAccgagcatttttttttttttttaaaaaaaagcagCATCATAACTAATTTACTATACTttctaataaattttattagagAAATACTTAATTATTGTACAACGTGACAAACGCATTGTAATTTTGAGATTTCATAATaatcttgtaaaaaaaaaaaaaagaatcaaTCTTAATGTATTGATATACCACCCCATGTTGCACGGCACCTATATATAGTATGAAATTATCCTGTATGAGGTTTGAATGTCTACGATCAGTTGAAGTTATAACCGATATCATTAACATTTATGGACTATGGTACAGTGATACGATATTCGTTGGAATACACTTGaataattcatatcaaatttgGACATTCTCAAATGTGCTTAATAGATGGACTAATATCAATATTTGTACAATAACAATAATAGAACAAATCAACATTTACTATTACCACACGTTAGGCACCAAAGCCttccaaaacaaaacaaaaatcccTATTCAAAAATGCCATGATAATAAAGTTGACATCTTTCATAcaaggaaaaatatatatagccTTTTCTGGTTCACTATATCCGCCCACGAATCGACCACGCGGTGACACTTCTCACTAGCAAAATATATCTCAAATGTCAAACAATTTCgagtaacaaaaaaaaaaacattaaacttCAACATTCAATGACCGATTCAAACCCGAACGATCGATGAATTAATCGTCGGTATTTCTTGAAGTGGACATAAAAGGAGAGGAGAGCCAGGGAAGAGGCAGTGCATGGAAAGGGATACCCGGAGGGAGCCGAGCCTATTACCCATTTCATGCTCCGTCTCGTCCCTGTCTCCCCCTTCTCTCCTTTACAAACCACCAAACAAAATACCTGAAATCGGAGGAAACACTTCACATTTGCTTTGATGGGAGTTCTTTTGCTGTTGTTGGAGAGGTACACATTGTGGTTTGCTTATGTAGAGTAGAGAATCTGGCAACAATGTAGTACAACTTGTACTATCACCAGAGGAAGTTGAGCATTGTTTTGTGTACTTGGACTGTACATTTTTACAAACAAGGTACTAATTTGATTCCTCACGATCGTACCTTTAAACATATACGATCGACTAGTACAATTTCCCTTGATAAAATACTATAGTGGGCATGGCATTTATTCCATTCGATGATTGCCAAGTGAAACTACGATCTTTTCTTGTTTGACTATGTTTTTTTATATGCTGATAGTGACCTGTGATGATGCTAGTCTACCACGATTCCTTTTATATACAAAAAGTCTATAAAATAAAAGTACTTTGGATCGATCTCCAAATTGCAATAtaataaacctaaaaataagaaaagaaaagaaaagaaaacccaTGATCATGTGTTCTTAACTCATGATGCTATTATAACAAGTGAAGGGGGATGTTAAAATATATACATGAAGTCATAATCTCAGCTGTCCCTCTCTCTTCTCCTTCCCCCATTACCAGCATCATCTGACTTGGAAGGAAGATCAAAATTCACAGAACTTTAACCACGAACTGTAACCGGGCTATGCTATTTGTTTTGATCCATATTTTGCCATTTGAAGAAGATAATGAAACATCTTATGTTACACACCCCTTCCTCTACTTGCAAATTCGGAAGAATGTGATACCATCATATCTTAAAAGGATAGCAGAATTGATGCATCCAGAAAGTGCAAAATAAACTAACCTATTATATCACTCCAGCAACAAAAACTCTTTACAACTCGACTTGTTGTGCCCTGTAGCCTTGCATCTACTGCATTGGAGTTGGCGTCGCCCAACTTGTGAGCCGCCTCTCTTGGTAGTGGGCCGGCCAGGTGGCCTACGAGTTGGTGGTGGTGTCACAGTTACAGAACCACCATTCTGCCAGGGCCCTTCTGTATTCAAGATCGGGTTTATTGACTCTGAATATGTGATTCTGTAGCTGTCCGTTGTGAAGTATCTCGAGCAATAATCATATGGGTCGCGACCAAGGCAAGTAATAACAGCAATCGCATGGCAACAAGGCAAACCACTAAGTTGCCAAGATTTACAAGTACAATCACAATTATCAACATCAACAGCTTCAACAGTATCTCCACGAACTTCAAATTTGTTGCCAGCCGATATCAAAACTTGTAGAGTCCTTGCTTTCAGGCTCTCTTTTTCGAGCTTTTCTTCACTCGATGGAGTCAATCTTGTCAGCCACTCATTAAATTCTGCCTGCCGGGTAAAAATCAACTCCATAATCTTACTCCGTATTGTGTCAACCATTTGGATAATTGGCAATTCATGCGCATTAGATATCCAGCCGTAAAACGTCTCACCGAAATTGGATTTCATGTGGTTGTATCTTGCACCTTGGAAGAATGCATTGGCCCAGTAAATAGGTTCACTTTGCATTACCCAATTGTATGCTTCTACTGAAATGGTTTTTATGCTTTCTGCATACTGGTGGAAACCTTCGGAGGTAGGGGAACGAGCAGCACCGAATAAATCTTCAATCATAAGTCGCTTCACTTCATGAGAAAACTGCCCCTTCAAATCTCTTATAAGCTGCTCCGACAGATATTGTAGGCAGAAGCTGTGGTAAAAGTCCTGGTCCTGAAAAGTATCAGCAATTGATTCTCTCAGACCTTTCTCTCGATCGGCCACAAAAGTTATTCCATGACACGTTCGCAATGCACTTTTCAATTGTCGTAAAAACCAACACCAGTTCTCATCAGATTCCATGTCCACAATAGCAAAAGCAATAGGGAAAACTCGGTCATCCCCATCGGCAGCTGTCGCCGCCAAGAGTGAGCCTTGGtatttggacttcaaaaatatGCTGTCAAGGAAAATCAGAGACCGGCATCCTTGCTCGAACCCATGTAGAGAAgcataaaatgaaataaagagGCGATGAAAGCTTGAGTCTTCTCTAGTGGAAAATGTAGCTAGACTTCCAGGATTTGTTTCCATTATCTTCTCGCACAGAGCTGGTAACTGACTATATGCCTCTTTATACGAACCCTGAAGCTGTTCTTTAGCAGTCTCTTTTCCCCTCCATGCCTGGAA
Proteins encoded:
- the LOC140883077 gene encoding uncharacterized protein — protein: MAIKLLPVKRISSRVSLNAFLSSISCAIKIQASPETNEIHSNSTTFEAKIQFLKDKLHPDTLISVLDSTPDLSSSLRLFEWAALQKRFHHTARTYQSMILKLGMAGNVEKMEEFCLEMVKEKFPGFAASFLVLIDSFVRNHRLNEALRVLYVVNLSSFKPSIEVFNALMSAVVDEKKYFKDVLFVYKEMVKAGVLPNVDTLNYLLEALFEDGRVDTAVDQYARMHKKGCVPNSRTFEILVSSLAVRNRVEDSIVIMNEMFQLGCEPEFRFYARVIPLVCGLRNLKVGMRLFKMMKASDFAPDVVIYRTVIRCLCEHLCMDDAIKLFEEMMDSGFLPDHEVDLDMIRGFCKLNKFDEAKKFLDEKNVMDACVHNALLESYCNRGDFRVAKKMFNEMIKRNIVDTCSWNIFMGFLSEKTGINKALECLSRMVVSSLVPDSATYSALIVGHCNKGNSKNALELFQRVRLKDWVLDSFSYVRLVTCLCQREKTREAAQVFSYMSSKGCPLQSSSFDMLIEKLCVHGKVHIAIMLLSLAHVTGTASSALTYISILRGLSKSYQQPHLLVIFSQMIVVGCTFDKETYCILIQSMATLNRIGDCINVFNLMLLEDLLPDSETLANLLCYLASHLQIHSIYPSIYKLASNGGVLDSAMYDTVVHGLWREGWRLEARHMVDLILEKGWVPNASTHALLMGGGGSVGRKETVVKDNVSSILEEGLEKT
- the LOC140883139 gene encoding uncharacterized protein; translated protein: MVVKPETTTAVSSAAAACGNCGLEERLLLHHVRHRGIFRRLCTTCVLRLHAQSFCPTCFQVYPPIPSNDAVISCCKCYSSSHSHCVSAGSTSPPTPYVCPLCTNLNTPIFKLKTAKEANVAFEEGNGDFQLIDRDAAKKLLAAAKIASASMNKAVVAAKSEAERRAKEAAFARKRAREALEHVAYLVVKEKLSKKEVALSVSGGLCGSGAGGVGVSSLGIGGAKVNRENNTNVILSTRNGNVGGAVDSLVVTEERIVDTRRNVDEVDNSTRVLAALNAVEQKENEKMSGISAQVEMGASVTDNHVVIDMDEKARTRGVAGENVAELMLEEDDCDIETEIFAHLGGDEEDHSWGLEQEEVKDGDVLVQPIADQMESMENGNGQQHDNGTPL
- the LOC140881937 gene encoding uncharacterized protein, giving the protein MSVNKVIAICQSGGEFESDADGVLSYKGGDAHAMEIDDRMKFKHLKLEVAEMFNCNLGTMCIKYFIPGNRKTLISISNDKDIKRMIKFHNDLDTVEIFVVTKKTVCPDESSMPGNRSSRTIFLENEVHADASPTLMTNVVDDMNMPSLLFDATFDLVGDNDHDLVPTEMPVSEIPLPISFVNSYAEKHAKAAQQWMNNITGVGQRFSGVNEFRDALRKYAIAHQFAFMYKKNDGNRVTVKCKSEGCPWRIHASRLTTTPLICIKKMNSTHTCEGSVLKTGYQATRSWIAGIVKEKLKIYPNYKPKDIVNDIKEEYGIELNYFQAWRGKETAKEQLQGSYKEAYSQLPALCEKIMETNPGSLATFSTREDSSFHRLFISFYASLHGFEQGCRSLIFLDSIFLKSKYQGSLLAATAADGDDRVFPIAFAIVDMESDENWCWFLRQLKSALRTCHGITFVADREKGLRESIADTFQDQDFYHSFCLQYLSEQLIRDLKGQFSHEVKRLMIEDLFGAARSPTSEGFHQYAESIKTISVEAYNWVMQSEPIYWANAFFQGARYNHMKSNFGETFYGWISNAHELPIIQMVDTIRSKIMELIFTRQAEFNEWLTRLTPSSEEKLEKESLKARTLQVLISAGNKFEVRGDTVEAVDVDNCDCTCKSWQLSGLPCCHAIAVITCLGRDPYDYCSRYFTTDSYRITYSESINPILNTEGPWQNGGSVTVTPPPTRRPPGRPTTKRGGSQVGRRQLQCSRCKATGHNKSSCKEFLLLE